A genomic window from Camelus ferus isolate YT-003-E chromosome 9, BCGSAC_Cfer_1.0, whole genome shotgun sequence includes:
- the BCAR3 gene encoding breast cancer anti-estrogen resistance protein 3 isoform X2, giving the protein MPKECSAFHALSAALCCFHHREAFLGVKFSKERHVMDRTPERLKKELEEELLLSSEDLRSHAWYHGRIPRQVSEGLVQRDGDFLVRDSLSSPGNFVLTCQWKSLPQHFRIRRSVLRLSEACRRVQYQFETERFDSVPDLVRCYVGSRRPVSRQSGAVIFQPVNRTLPLRCLEARYGLAPGPAPGGGPAEGRPDAAKRLSLTVGGPQAREQSFPRGNLLRNKEKSGSQPACLDHMQDRRALSLKAHQSESYLPIGGKLPPQSLGVDTNPCPNSPVFRTGSEPTLSPAVVRRVSSDARAGEALRGSDSQLCPKPPPKPCKAPLLKAPSSPSTWLNSEANYCELNPALAASSDRVAGPPVCAQDSYVELLTAKQNGPQGARNSGTSYAILDDDGGAGPWGPLPAPGHKGQEDQGTFVMPLLETASSFKPNDFASKLLPPENKPLEMAMLKRAKELFTTQDPRVIAQYVLSVDCKVVRILDVSEEMRKNMGVSSGLELITLPYGHQLRLDIIERHNTMAIGIAVDILGCTGTLEDRAATLNRIVQVAVELKDSMGDLYSFSAIMKALEMPQITRLEKTWTALRHQYTQTAILYEKQLKPFSKILHEGRESTCTPPNNVSVPLLMPLVTLMEREAVAFEGTDMWEKNDESCEIMLNHLATARLMAEAADGYRRNAERVLAGFQPDEEMSEIFKTEFQMRLLWGSKGAQVNQTERYEKFNQILTALSRKLEPPPLKQPELS; this is encoded by the exons GTGTCGGAGGGCCTCGTGCAGCGGGACGGCGACTTCCTGGTTCGGGACTCCCTGTCCAGCCCCGGAAACTTCGTCCTGACCTGCCAGTGGAAGAGCCTGCCCCAGCACTTCAGGATCCGCCGCTCGGTGCTGCGGCTGAGCGAGGCCTGCCGCCGCGTGCAGTACCAGTTCGAGACGGAGCGCTTCGACTCCGTGCCCGACCTGGTGCGCTGCTACGTGGGCAGCCGGCGGCCCGTGTCCCGGCAGAGCGGCGCCGTCATCTTCCAGCCCGTCAACCGGACGCTGCCGCTGCGCTGCCTGGAGGCGCGCTACGGCTTGGCCCCGGGCCCGGCCCCGGGGGGCGGCCCCGCCGAGGGAAGGCCGGACGCGGCCAAGAGGCTGAGCCTCACCGTGGGCGGCCCCCAGGCCCGAGAGCAGAGCTTTCCCCGGGGCAACCTCCTCAG aaataaagagaagagtGGTagccagccagcctgcctggatCACATGCAGGACCGAAGAGCTTTGTCCCTCAAAGCCCACCAGTCGGAAAGTTACCTGCCAATTG GTGGTAAACTGCCCCCTCAGTCCCTGGGTGTGGACACAAACCCCTGCCCCAACTCACCGGTTTTCAGGACGGGCAGCGAGCCCACCCTGAGCCCGGCGGTGGTTCGGAGGGTCTCCTCGGATGCTAGGGCGGGGGAGGCACTGAGGGGCTCAGACAGCCAGCTGTGCCCCAAGCCGCCCCCCAAGCCCTGCAAGGCACCCCTCCTCAAGGCTCCTTCGTCTCCCTCCACCTGGCTCAACTCAGAGGCCAACTACTGCGAACTGAACCCAGCCTTGGCCGCCAGCAGCGACAGGGTGGCGGGGCCGCCCGTCTGTGCCCAGGACAGCTACGTGGAGCTGCTGACAGCCAAGCAGAACGGGCCACAGGGTGCCCGGAACTCTGGCACCAGCTACGCGATCCTTGACGATGATGGCGGGGCAGGGCCTTGGGGGCCACTGCCGGCACCGGGGCACAAGGGGCAGGAGGACCAGGGCACGTTCGTGATGCCCCTCCTGGAGACTGCCTCCTCGTTCAAGCCCAATGACTTCGCGTCGAAACTCCTTCCCCCTGAGAACAAGCCCCTGGAAATGGCCATGCTGAAGCGCGCGAAAGAACTGTTCACCACCCAGGACCCCAGGGTCATTGCACAGTACGTGCTGAGTGTGGACTGCAAG GTCGTGAGGATACTTGACGTGTCTgaagagatgaggaagaacaTGGGCGTGAGCTCAGGGCTGGAGCTCATCACCTTGCCGTACGGCCACCAGCTGCGCCTGGACATCATTGAAAG ACACAACACGATGGCCATCGGCATTGCAGTGGACATTCTGGGCTGCACGGGCACTCTGGAGGACAGAGCAGCCACCCTCAACAGGATCGTCCAGGTGGCGGTGGAGCTGAAGGACTCCATGGGGGACCTCTACTCTTTCTCAGCCATCATGAAGGCCTTGGAAATGCCGCAG aTCACAAGGTTAGAAAAAACGTGGACTGCCCTGCGGCACCAGTACACCCAAACCGCCATCCTCTACGAGAAACAGCTGAAGCCTTTCAGCAAAATCCTGCACGAAGGCAGAG AGTCCACGTGTACTCCCCCAAACAACGTATCAGTCCCCCTGCTGATGCCTCTTGTGACCTTAATGGAGCGCGAGGCTGTCGCTTTTGAAGGAACTGACATGTGGGAAAAAAACGACGAAAGCTGTGAGATTATGCTGAACCACTTGGCAACAGCCAGACTCATGGCGGAAGCTGCAGACGGCTACCGGAGGAACGCTGAGCGGGTCCTGGCAG gtTTTCAACCAGATGAAGAAATGAGTGAAATCTTCAAGACTGAATTTCAAATGAGATTGCTATGGGGCAGCAAAGGTGCACAAGTCAATCAGACAGAGAGATATGAGAAATTCAACCAGATTTTAACTGCCCTCTCACGGAAACTGGAGCCTCCTCCTTTAAAGCAGCCAGAGCTTTCGTGA
- the BCAR3 gene encoding breast cancer anti-estrogen resistance protein 3 isoform X3, whose protein sequence is MQDRRALSLKAHQSESYLPIGGKLPPQSLGVDTNPCPNSPVFRTGSEPTLSPAVVRRVSSDARAGEALRGSDSQLCPKPPPKPCKAPLLKAPSSPSTWLNSEANYCELNPALAASSDRVAGPPVCAQDSYVELLTAKQNGPQGARNSGTSYAILDDDGGAGPWGPLPAPGHKGQEDQGTFVMPLLETASSFKPNDFASKLLPPENKPLEMAMLKRAKELFTTQDPRVIAQYVLSVDCKVVRILDVSEEMRKNMGVSSGLELITLPYGHQLRLDIIERHNTMAIGIAVDILGCTGTLEDRAATLNRIVQVAVELKDSMGDLYSFSAIMKALEMPQITRLEKTWTALRHQYTQTAILYEKQLKPFSKILHEGRESTCTPPNNVSVPLLMPLVTLMEREAVAFEGTDMWEKNDESCEIMLNHLATARLMAEAADGYRRNAERVLAGFQPDEEMSEIFKTEFQMRLLWGSKGAQVNQTERYEKFNQILTALSRKLEPPPLKQPELS, encoded by the exons ATGCAGGACCGAAGAGCTTTGTCCCTCAAAGCCCACCAGTCGGAAAGTTACCTGCCAATTG GTGGTAAACTGCCCCCTCAGTCCCTGGGTGTGGACACAAACCCCTGCCCCAACTCACCGGTTTTCAGGACGGGCAGCGAGCCCACCCTGAGCCCGGCGGTGGTTCGGAGGGTCTCCTCGGATGCTAGGGCGGGGGAGGCACTGAGGGGCTCAGACAGCCAGCTGTGCCCCAAGCCGCCCCCCAAGCCCTGCAAGGCACCCCTCCTCAAGGCTCCTTCGTCTCCCTCCACCTGGCTCAACTCAGAGGCCAACTACTGCGAACTGAACCCAGCCTTGGCCGCCAGCAGCGACAGGGTGGCGGGGCCGCCCGTCTGTGCCCAGGACAGCTACGTGGAGCTGCTGACAGCCAAGCAGAACGGGCCACAGGGTGCCCGGAACTCTGGCACCAGCTACGCGATCCTTGACGATGATGGCGGGGCAGGGCCTTGGGGGCCACTGCCGGCACCGGGGCACAAGGGGCAGGAGGACCAGGGCACGTTCGTGATGCCCCTCCTGGAGACTGCCTCCTCGTTCAAGCCCAATGACTTCGCGTCGAAACTCCTTCCCCCTGAGAACAAGCCCCTGGAAATGGCCATGCTGAAGCGCGCGAAAGAACTGTTCACCACCCAGGACCCCAGGGTCATTGCACAGTACGTGCTGAGTGTGGACTGCAAG GTCGTGAGGATACTTGACGTGTCTgaagagatgaggaagaacaTGGGCGTGAGCTCAGGGCTGGAGCTCATCACCTTGCCGTACGGCCACCAGCTGCGCCTGGACATCATTGAAAG ACACAACACGATGGCCATCGGCATTGCAGTGGACATTCTGGGCTGCACGGGCACTCTGGAGGACAGAGCAGCCACCCTCAACAGGATCGTCCAGGTGGCGGTGGAGCTGAAGGACTCCATGGGGGACCTCTACTCTTTCTCAGCCATCATGAAGGCCTTGGAAATGCCGCAG aTCACAAGGTTAGAAAAAACGTGGACTGCCCTGCGGCACCAGTACACCCAAACCGCCATCCTCTACGAGAAACAGCTGAAGCCTTTCAGCAAAATCCTGCACGAAGGCAGAG AGTCCACGTGTACTCCCCCAAACAACGTATCAGTCCCCCTGCTGATGCCTCTTGTGACCTTAATGGAGCGCGAGGCTGTCGCTTTTGAAGGAACTGACATGTGGGAAAAAAACGACGAAAGCTGTGAGATTATGCTGAACCACTTGGCAACAGCCAGACTCATGGCGGAAGCTGCAGACGGCTACCGGAGGAACGCTGAGCGGGTCCTGGCAG gtTTTCAACCAGATGAAGAAATGAGTGAAATCTTCAAGACTGAATTTCAAATGAGATTGCTATGGGGCAGCAAAGGTGCACAAGTCAATCAGACAGAGAGATATGAGAAATTCAACCAGATTTTAACTGCCCTCTCACGGAAACTGGAGCCTCCTCCTTTAAAGCAGCCAGAGCTTTCGTGA